Proteins co-encoded in one Klebsiella michiganensis genomic window:
- a CDS encoding ferredoxin, which yields MNLHEKLARNAWQPAEKPHIVPADSPDRESLALLVRACPAGLYRQKEDGSLHIDTTGCLECGTCRLLCDEQTLSRWRYPPAGCGIQLRFG from the coding sequence GTGAACCTGCATGAGAAACTGGCCAGGAACGCCTGGCAGCCTGCGGAGAAACCGCATATTGTCCCCGCTGACAGCCCCGACAGAGAAAGCCTTGCCCTGCTGGTACGGGCCTGCCCTGCCGGATTATATCGCCAGAAAGAAGACGGCAGCCTGCACATTGATACCACCGGCTGCCTGGAGTGCGGCACCTGCCGCCTGCTATGCGACGAACAAACTCTCAGCCGCTGGCGCTACCCGCCCGCCGGCTGTGGCATCCAATTACGCTTTGGTTAA
- a CDS encoding membrane protein, with protein MRDSNFRRWLTLAIISISGGVSFDLAYLRYIYQIPMAKFMGFSNTEIGLIMSTFGITAIILYAPSGIIADKFSHRLMMTLAMIATGLLGIVMAFYPPLWVMIVIQVAFAVTTILMLWSVSIKAASLLGDHSEQGKIMGWMEGLRGVGVMALAVFTMWVFSRFAPEDANSLKAVILIYSGVYIALGVLCWFFVSDGFTGRTENAQEAKKPAFQLKDILSVLRISTTWYCSMVIFGVYTIYAILSYSTNYLTEMYGMSLVAASYMGIVINKIFRAVCGPLGGIITTYSRIKSPTRVVQLLSIVGAVALVALLATNANPQSVAMGIGLILLLGFTCYASRGLYWACPGEARTPPYIMGTTVGICSVIGFLPDVFVYPLVGHWQDTLPAEEAYRNMWLMGLAALCMVIVFAFLLIRKIRAADTAQEKLASLAATGE; from the coding sequence ATGCGTGATTCAAATTTTCGTCGCTGGCTAACGCTGGCAATAATAAGTATCAGTGGTGGCGTAAGTTTTGACCTTGCTTATTTAAGGTATATTTACCAAATCCCAATGGCAAAATTCATGGGATTTAGCAATACCGAAATAGGCTTAATTATGAGCACTTTCGGAATAACCGCAATTATCCTTTATGCGCCTAGCGGGATCATTGCCGATAAATTCTCGCATCGCTTAATGATGACGCTGGCTATGATTGCCACCGGCCTGTTGGGAATTGTTATGGCCTTCTACCCGCCGCTCTGGGTGATGATCGTCATTCAGGTCGCCTTCGCTGTGACCACAATTCTGATGCTGTGGTCGGTCTCCATCAAGGCAGCTTCCCTGTTGGGCGATCATAGTGAACAGGGAAAAATCATGGGCTGGATGGAAGGCCTGCGCGGCGTCGGCGTGATGGCGCTGGCGGTGTTCACCATGTGGGTATTCTCGCGCTTCGCGCCGGAAGATGCCAACAGCCTTAAAGCCGTCATCCTTATCTACAGCGGCGTTTATATAGCGCTCGGCGTGCTGTGCTGGTTTTTCGTCAGCGACGGTTTTACTGGCCGTACAGAGAATGCTCAGGAAGCGAAAAAACCGGCCTTCCAGCTCAAGGATATCCTGTCCGTTTTACGCATCAGCACCACCTGGTACTGCAGTATGGTGATCTTCGGGGTCTACACGATTTATGCGATCCTGAGTTATTCCACCAACTACCTGACTGAGATGTACGGCATGTCACTAGTGGCAGCCAGCTACATGGGCATCGTGATAAATAAAATCTTCCGCGCCGTTTGTGGCCCGCTGGGCGGCATTATTACAACCTACAGCAGAATTAAGTCACCCACACGCGTTGTGCAGCTGCTTTCTATTGTTGGCGCCGTCGCGCTGGTTGCGCTGCTGGCGACCAATGCCAACCCTCAGTCTGTTGCGATGGGCATTGGGCTTATTTTGCTGCTGGGTTTCACCTGCTACGCCTCACGCGGGCTGTACTGGGCCTGCCCTGGTGAAGCCAGAACGCCGCCCTACATTATGGGTACCACCGTCGGTATCTGTTCGGTCATAGGCTTCCTGCCGGACGTGTTCGTTTACCCGCTGGTCGGCCACTGGCAGGACACGCTTCCTGCCGAGGAAGCCTACCGCAACATGTGGCTGATGGGATTAGCCGCGCTGTGCATGGTCATCGTGTTTGCCTTTTTGCTGATTCGCAAAATTCGCGCCGCCGACACTGCGCAGGAAAAATTGGCATCGCTGGCCGCAACGGGCGAGTGA
- a CDS encoding major facilitator transporter: protein MHAEPVRMDDLPLNRFHLRIAGLTFGAHLTDGYVLGVIGFALVMITPQMGLTPLQEGLVGSSALFGLFLGSLVLGWISDHIGRQKIFNFSFVLITLASFLQFFVSNVEQLIVLRVLIGIGLGGDYSVGHTMLAEFSPRKHRGVLLGAFSLVWTLGYVLASLIGHQLVESGPEAWRWLLASAALPALLITLLRWGTPESPRWLLRQGRVSEAHQIVRRCFGEHVVIGDEIAVPTSRHIRTLFSEQYWRRTAFNSLFFVCLVIPWFAIYTWLPSITGLLGMQDGLTASLLLNMVLVVGAIAGLVLTHHCSRRGFLIGGFLVLFFSLTALALVPEQHGTIILLLFFVFTLTISAVSNLVGVLPAESFPTDIRSLGVGFATSMSRLGSAISTGLLPMALVSVGVQNTMLLLSAVLMLGLLVSVFWAPETRNMSLVAASGNKEQPPGVNHEHSVSL, encoded by the coding sequence ATGCACGCCGAACCGGTTCGTATGGATGACCTGCCGCTCAATCGCTTTCATTTACGCATTGCCGGGCTGACCTTCGGCGCCCACCTGACGGACGGCTATGTGCTGGGCGTGATTGGCTTTGCGCTGGTGATGATTACGCCGCAAATGGGCCTGACGCCGCTTCAGGAAGGATTAGTGGGCAGCTCGGCGCTGTTTGGGCTGTTTCTTGGCAGCCTGGTGCTGGGCTGGATCTCCGATCATATTGGCCGTCAGAAAATTTTTAACTTCAGCTTCGTGCTCATCACGCTGGCCTCCTTTTTACAATTTTTCGTTAGCAACGTAGAGCAACTGATTGTGCTACGGGTGCTGATTGGTATTGGTCTGGGAGGCGACTATTCCGTGGGCCACACCATGTTGGCCGAATTTTCCCCGCGCAAACATCGTGGCGTACTGCTCGGCGCCTTTAGCCTGGTCTGGACGCTGGGATACGTGCTGGCAAGCCTGATAGGTCATCAACTGGTGGAGAGCGGGCCGGAAGCATGGCGCTGGCTACTGGCCTCGGCCGCATTGCCCGCGCTGTTAATTACTTTGCTGCGCTGGGGCACCCCGGAATCTCCCCGCTGGCTGCTTCGTCAGGGGCGGGTATCCGAGGCGCATCAGATTGTGCGCCGCTGCTTCGGCGAACACGTTGTGATCGGCGATGAAATTGCGGTGCCGACCTCCCGCCATATCCGCACGTTGTTTTCCGAACAATACTGGCGGCGTACCGCGTTTAATAGCCTGTTCTTTGTTTGCCTGGTGATCCCGTGGTTTGCGATTTATACCTGGCTGCCGTCCATTACCGGGCTGCTGGGAATGCAGGATGGCCTGACCGCCAGCCTGCTGCTGAATATGGTGCTGGTGGTGGGCGCGATTGCGGGCCTTGTGCTGACGCATCACTGTTCAAGGCGCGGCTTCCTGATTGGCGGTTTTCTGGTGCTGTTTTTCAGCCTTACCGCGCTGGCGCTGGTGCCGGAGCAACACGGCACCATCATCCTGCTACTGTTCTTTGTTTTTACCCTGACCATTTCGGCGGTGAGCAACCTGGTCGGCGTGCTGCCGGCGGAAAGCTTCCCGACAGATATTCGCTCGCTGGGGGTGGGATTTGCGACCTCGATGAGCCGCCTGGGTTCGGCAATCAGTACCGGCCTGCTGCCGATGGCGCTGGTGTCCGTCGGGGTGCAAAACACCATGCTGTTGCTTAGCGCGGTGCTTATGCTGGGCCTGCTGGTTTCCGTCTTCTGGGCGCCGGAAACGCGAAACATGAGCCTTGTTGCCGCGTCCGGGAATAAAGAGCAGCCGCCGGGAGTGAATCATGAACATTCTGTTAGCCTTTAA
- a CDS encoding FAD-dependent oxidoreductase: MATTDFDIIVVGAGIAGACCAVECARAGLNVLLVERAHQAGSKNLSGGRLYTAAFDALFPDFSRAAPLERCITHEKLSALTADSATTLSFQYPSAASYSVLRARLDPWLFQQAEQAGAQCLTATQVDSLHVENGVVGGVVIDGEVLSAKAVVIAEGANTLLAEQHKLLNKLPEHSVAVGVKEVLALPRDELENRFALEGHAGAAWLFTGGICGEQPAGGFLYTNHDTLSVGIVCPLSSLRASAAALPDLLENFKQHPTLRPLLRRAELVEYGAHLIPECGLNGLPGRLAGPGYLLVGDSARFCINTGFTVRGMDLAALSAKAAAQTLIQVLQDNESVDLHQAYCQQLERTSLWAVLERYRKMPDFLQTPGLFQDYPHLLAELQRDIFDPQNSPPPRLGSLLWKHARKAGIFRLVKDIFHGGRSL, from the coding sequence ATGGCCACTACAGATTTCGATATTATTGTTGTTGGGGCAGGAATAGCAGGGGCCTGTTGCGCGGTGGAGTGCGCTCGCGCCGGGCTCAATGTTCTGCTGGTTGAGCGAGCCCATCAGGCCGGCAGCAAGAACCTTTCCGGCGGCAGGCTCTACACCGCCGCGTTTGATGCTCTCTTTCCTGACTTTTCCCGCGCAGCCCCGCTCGAACGCTGTATTACCCATGAAAAGCTCTCCGCTCTGACGGCGGACAGCGCAACGACGCTGAGCTTTCAGTACCCTTCGGCGGCGTCCTACAGCGTGCTCCGTGCTCGGTTAGATCCCTGGCTGTTTCAGCAGGCTGAACAAGCCGGCGCACAGTGTCTGACCGCCACCCAGGTCGATAGTCTGCATGTTGAAAACGGCGTGGTGGGCGGAGTGGTGATCGACGGCGAAGTGCTGAGCGCCAAAGCTGTCGTTATCGCAGAAGGTGCCAATACTCTGCTGGCCGAGCAGCACAAGCTATTAAATAAGTTGCCCGAACACAGCGTTGCCGTTGGCGTGAAAGAGGTACTTGCGCTCCCAAGAGACGAGCTCGAAAACCGCTTCGCGCTTGAAGGCCATGCAGGTGCCGCCTGGCTGTTCACGGGCGGTATCTGCGGCGAGCAGCCTGCTGGCGGGTTCCTCTATACCAATCACGATACGCTTTCTGTCGGCATCGTCTGCCCACTCTCTTCGCTTCGGGCGTCCGCCGCAGCGCTTCCAGACCTGCTGGAAAACTTCAAGCAGCACCCGACCCTGCGTCCACTTCTGCGCCGCGCCGAGCTGGTTGAATACGGCGCGCATCTTATTCCTGAATGTGGCCTGAACGGGCTTCCCGGACGTCTGGCTGGCCCGGGTTATTTGCTGGTGGGCGATAGCGCTCGCTTCTGTATCAATACCGGCTTCACCGTGCGGGGTATGGATTTAGCCGCGCTCTCGGCAAAGGCTGCGGCGCAAACGCTGATCCAGGTGCTACAGGACAATGAAAGTGTCGATCTTCATCAGGCATACTGCCAACAGCTGGAGCGCACTTCGCTGTGGGCGGTGCTGGAGCGCTATCGCAAGATGCCTGATTTTTTACAAACGCCGGGGCTGTTTCAGGACTATCCGCACCTGCTGGCTGAACTGCAGCGTGATATCTTTGATCCCCAGAACTCACCGCCGCCAAGGCTCGGCAGCCTGCTGTGGAAACATGCCCGCAAGGCCGGCATTTTCAGACTGGTTAAAGATATTTTTCACGGAGGACGTAGCCTGTGA
- a CDS encoding FAD-linked oxidoreductase: protein MSLSREKIVDQLKEIVGPQQVITDEKVLQKNSIDRFRKYADIHGVFTLPLPAAVVKLQSTEQVSSVLAFLNSNRINCVPRTGASATEGGLETVVENSVVLDGSGLNKIVDIDIENMQATAQCGVPLEVLEDALRAKGYTTGHSPQSKPLAQMGGLVATRSIGQFSTLYGAIEDMVVGLEAVFPDGSITRIKNVPRRAAGPDIRHVIIGNEGALCYITEVTVKIFKYMPENNLFYGYILDNMKTGFNILREVMVEGYRPSIARLYDAEDGTQHFTHFADGKCVLIFMAEGSKRLAEATGAGIEEIVARHPECKKVDSKLIETWFNNLNWGPDKVAAERVQILKTGNMGFTTEVSGSWSCINEIYHNVIERIRTEFPHAGDITMLGGHSSHSYINGTNMYFVYDYNVVDCKPEEEIDKYHNPLNKIIVEETIRLGGSMVHHHGIGKHRVHWSRLEHGTAWPIMQGLKDQYDPNGIMNTGTIWPIEK, encoded by the coding sequence ATGTCTTTATCTCGCGAAAAAATTGTGGATCAATTAAAAGAAATCGTTGGCCCGCAGCAGGTTATTACCGATGAAAAAGTATTGCAGAAAAACAGTATCGACCGGTTCAGAAAATACGCGGATATTCATGGCGTGTTCACCCTGCCGCTGCCGGCCGCGGTGGTGAAGCTGCAAAGCACTGAGCAAGTCTCCAGCGTGCTGGCGTTCTTGAACAGCAACCGTATCAACTGCGTGCCGCGCACCGGCGCTTCGGCCACGGAAGGCGGCCTGGAAACCGTGGTGGAAAACTCCGTGGTACTGGACGGTTCCGGGCTGAACAAGATTGTCGATATTGATATTGAAAACATGCAGGCCACCGCTCAGTGCGGCGTCCCGCTGGAAGTGCTGGAGGATGCCCTGCGTGCGAAAGGCTACACCACCGGCCACTCTCCTCAGTCAAAACCGCTGGCACAGATGGGCGGCCTGGTTGCAACCCGCAGCATCGGTCAGTTCTCAACTCTGTACGGGGCGATTGAAGACATGGTGGTTGGCCTAGAGGCCGTGTTCCCGGACGGTAGCATCACCCGCATTAAAAACGTGCCTCGCCGTGCCGCTGGCCCGGACATTCGCCACGTAATTATCGGTAACGAAGGGGCGCTCTGTTACATCACCGAAGTGACGGTAAAAATCTTCAAATATATGCCGGAAAACAACCTATTCTACGGCTATATCCTCGACAACATGAAAACCGGCTTCAACATCCTGCGTGAAGTGATGGTGGAAGGATATCGTCCGTCGATTGCCCGCCTGTATGACGCCGAAGACGGCACCCAGCACTTCACCCACTTTGCCGATGGAAAATGCGTGCTGATCTTTATGGCCGAAGGCTCTAAACGCCTGGCCGAAGCGACCGGCGCAGGCATCGAAGAAATTGTGGCTCGTCACCCGGAATGCAAGAAAGTGGACAGCAAGCTGATCGAAACCTGGTTCAATAATCTGAACTGGGGGCCGGATAAAGTTGCTGCCGAACGCGTGCAGATCCTGAAAACCGGCAACATGGGCTTTACCACAGAAGTTTCCGGCAGCTGGAGCTGCATTAATGAGATTTACCACAATGTGATCGAGCGCATTCGCACTGAGTTCCCACATGCAGGTGATATCACTATGCTGGGCGGCCACTCTTCCCACAGCTACATCAACGGCACCAACATGTACTTCGTGTATGACTACAACGTGGTGGACTGCAAGCCGGAAGAGGAGATCGACAAGTACCACAATCCGCTGAACAAAATCATCGTCGAAGAGACGATTCGCCTCGGCGGCTCGATGGTGCACCACCACGGGATCGGTAAACACCGCGTGCACTGGTCCAGACTGGAGCACGGCACCGCCTGGCCAATCATGCAGGGCCTGAAAGATCAGTACGATCCGAACGGCATCATGAATACCGGCACGATTTGGCCGATTGAAAAATAA
- a CDS encoding sugar kinase, translating into MSKQYIIGIDGGSQSTKVVMYDLAGNIVCEGKGQLQPMYTPDADTAEHPDDDLWDSLCRAGQDLMSHFTGDKNAIVGIGLGSIRCCRALLKADGTPAEPLISWQDARVTRPYEHTNPDVAWVTSFSGYLSHRLTGEFKDNIANYFGQWPVDYKTWTWSDDDEVLKKFNIPRTMLFDVQMPGTVIGHLTETAAKATGFPAGLPVVCTTSDKPVEALGAGLLDDETAVISLGTYIALMMNGKALPKAPVSWWPIMSSIPETLLYEGYGIRKGMWTVSWLRDMLGESLIQDAKAQNLSPEGLLNQKAALVPPGCNGLMTVLDWLTNPWEPFKRGIMIGFDSSMDYAWIYRSILESIALTLKNNYDNMCHEMDHFAKQVIITGGGSNSDLFMQIFADVFNLPVRRNEINGCASLGAAINTAVGLGLYTSYETAVEKMVRVKDVFVPIENNAKRYESLNKGIFRELTQHTDVILKKSYQVMHGELDNTDSIQSWSNA; encoded by the coding sequence ATGTCGAAGCAATACATCATTGGGATTGATGGTGGGAGCCAGAGCACAAAAGTCGTGATGTACGATCTGGCAGGCAATATCGTCTGCGAAGGCAAGGGGCAGCTCCAGCCGATGTACACGCCAGACGCGGATACCGCCGAACACCCTGACGACGACCTGTGGGACTCACTGTGCCGCGCCGGGCAGGATTTAATGAGCCACTTCACGGGCGACAAGAATGCCATCGTCGGGATTGGGCTCGGCTCCATACGCTGCTGTCGGGCTTTACTAAAAGCCGATGGCACTCCGGCTGAGCCGCTGATCAGCTGGCAGGATGCGCGCGTCACTCGCCCCTACGAGCACACAAATCCTGATGTCGCATGGGTTACTTCATTCTCGGGGTATCTGTCCCATCGCTTAACCGGCGAGTTCAAAGACAACATTGCCAACTATTTTGGCCAGTGGCCGGTGGACTACAAAACGTGGACGTGGAGTGACGACGACGAAGTGCTGAAGAAATTTAATATTCCGCGCACCATGCTGTTTGATGTTCAGATGCCGGGCACGGTCATCGGCCATCTGACCGAAACCGCGGCGAAGGCCACGGGCTTCCCGGCTGGCTTGCCGGTAGTTTGCACCACCAGCGATAAGCCGGTAGAAGCGCTTGGGGCTGGCCTACTGGATGACGAAACGGCGGTGATTTCTCTCGGCACCTATATCGCGCTGATGATGAACGGCAAAGCGCTGCCGAAAGCCCCGGTGTCCTGGTGGCCAATTATGTCGTCTATTCCGGAAACGCTGCTGTATGAAGGCTACGGCATTCGTAAGGGAATGTGGACGGTAAGCTGGCTGCGGGACATGCTCGGCGAGTCGCTGATTCAGGACGCGAAAGCACAAAATCTTTCCCCGGAAGGGCTGCTGAATCAGAAAGCTGCATTGGTGCCACCCGGCTGCAACGGCCTGATGACCGTGCTGGACTGGCTGACTAATCCGTGGGAACCGTTCAAGCGTGGGATCATGATAGGCTTTGATTCCAGCATGGACTACGCGTGGATTTACCGCTCTATCCTCGAAAGCATCGCCCTGACGCTGAAAAACAACTACGACAATATGTGCCATGAAATGGACCATTTTGCCAAACAGGTAATCATCACCGGCGGCGGCTCCAACAGCGACCTGTTTATGCAGATCTTTGCCGACGTATTCAACCTGCCGGTCAGGCGTAACGAGATCAACGGCTGCGCGAGTCTGGGGGCGGCTATCAACACCGCCGTCGGGCTGGGGCTGTATACCAGCTATGAAACCGCCGTCGAAAAAATGGTGCGGGTCAAAGATGTGTTTGTGCCGATAGAAAACAACGCTAAACGCTATGAGTCGCTAAATAAGGGGATTTTCAGGGAGTTAACGCAGCACACCGACGTTATTCTGAAAAAATCGTATCAGGTGATGCACGGGGAGTTAGATAACACGGACTCGATTCAAAGCTGGTCCAACGCTTAA
- a CDS encoding pyrroloquinoline quinone biosynthesis protein, producing the protein MQYPINEMFQTLQGEGYFTGVPAIFIRLQGCPVGCAWCDTKHTWDKLADREVSLFSILAKTKESDKWGAASAEDLLAVIGRQGYTARHVVITGGEPCIHDLTPLTDLLEKNGFSCQIETSGTHEVRCTANTWVTVSPKVNMRGGYDILSQALERADEIKHPVGRLRDVEALDELLATLTDEKSRIIALQPISQKDDATRLCIETCIARNWRLSMQTHKYLNIA; encoded by the coding sequence ATGCAGTACCCGATTAACGAGATGTTCCAGACCCTGCAAGGGGAAGGCTATTTTACCGGCGTGCCCGCCATTTTTATTCGCCTGCAGGGTTGCCCGGTAGGCTGCGCCTGGTGCGATACCAAACATACCTGGGATAAGCTCGCGGATCGTGAAGTGTCGCTGTTCAGCATTCTGGCCAAAACCAAAGAAAGCGATAAATGGGGTGCGGCAAGCGCCGAAGATCTGCTGGCCGTCATTGGCCGTCAGGGCTATACCGCGCGGCATGTGGTGATAACCGGCGGTGAACCTTGCATTCACGACCTGACCCCGCTGACGGATTTGCTCGAGAAAAACGGGTTTAGCTGCCAGATAGAAACCAGCGGGACTCACGAAGTACGCTGTACGGCAAACACCTGGGTGACGGTTTCCCCGAAGGTGAACATGCGCGGCGGCTACGACATTCTCTCCCAGGCGCTGGAGCGTGCGGATGAAATTAAGCACCCGGTAGGGCGCCTGCGTGACGTTGAAGCGCTGGACGAACTGCTGGCTACGCTGACGGATGAGAAAAGCCGTATCATCGCATTGCAGCCGATCAGCCAAAAAGATGACGCGACGCGCCTGTGCATTGAGACCTGCATCGCACGCAACTGGCGTCTGTCGATGCAGACGCACAAGTATTTGAACATTGCCTGA
- a CDS encoding peptidase M20, whose translation MDLKQYLQELKRVVNIDCGTATIAGVEEVSRIFQQWYLSENWHCDSVDLGNKVGPGLFATNKPNAGQYDVLLVGHMDTVFPPGTVSERPFSIEGDRAYGPGVSDMKSGLLSILWALRSLDKADLERLAIAVTMNPDEETGSAHSHEWIGSIAKRSRCVLVCEAARADGSLVKARKGMARYRLAFKGVAAHAGNDPEKGRSAVKALAHAVLAISDLADMTKGTTLNTGVISGGVGANIVADHAEMIVDLRFNDNDEYLRVNEAIQSFSQRQFEPEVLTTVEQQAQTPAMAPSAETEKLMKLVEKAGEAVDVEVRWQAVGGGSDANHTAALGVPSLDGFGPVGAGFHSPSEYLELSSIEPRVRLLREVIRSL comes from the coding sequence ATGGATCTGAAACAGTATCTTCAAGAGTTAAAAAGGGTCGTGAATATCGACTGCGGCACCGCAACCATTGCTGGCGTGGAAGAGGTCAGCCGTATCTTTCAGCAATGGTATCTGTCAGAAAACTGGCACTGCGACAGCGTTGATCTAGGAAACAAAGTGGGCCCAGGTTTGTTTGCCACGAATAAACCCAACGCCGGGCAGTATGACGTTTTACTCGTGGGGCATATGGATACCGTATTCCCACCGGGAACCGTCTCAGAGCGCCCTTTCAGCATCGAAGGCGATCGCGCCTATGGGCCTGGCGTGTCAGACATGAAAAGCGGATTGTTATCTATTCTTTGGGCCTTACGCAGCCTGGATAAAGCCGATCTTGAGCGGCTCGCTATCGCCGTCACCATGAACCCGGACGAAGAAACTGGCTCGGCCCATTCGCACGAATGGATAGGCAGCATAGCAAAACGTAGCCGCTGTGTGCTGGTGTGCGAAGCCGCCAGAGCCGACGGCTCTCTGGTGAAAGCCAGAAAAGGCATGGCCCGTTACCGCCTGGCTTTTAAAGGCGTAGCTGCCCATGCGGGTAACGATCCGGAAAAAGGCCGTTCTGCGGTTAAAGCGCTCGCTCACGCGGTGCTGGCAATCAGCGACCTGGCCGATATGACGAAGGGCACCACGCTGAACACCGGCGTAATTTCCGGCGGCGTCGGGGCGAATATAGTGGCGGATCATGCGGAGATGATTGTCGATCTCCGCTTCAATGATAATGATGAATATCTGCGGGTTAACGAGGCCATTCAGTCGTTCAGCCAGCGCCAGTTCGAGCCCGAGGTGTTAACCACCGTCGAACAGCAGGCGCAAACGCCCGCCATGGCGCCTTCTGCCGAAACGGAAAAACTGATGAAGCTGGTGGAAAAAGCCGGCGAGGCTGTCGACGTGGAAGTCCGCTGGCAGGCGGTGGGTGGTGGCTCGGACGCCAACCACACGGCGGCCCTTGGTGTACCTTCCCTGGACGGATTTGGCCCCGTAGGCGCCGGTTTCCATTCCCCTTCCGAATATCTGGAGCTGAGCAGTATCGAACCTCGGGTTCGCCTGCTGCGGGAAGTGATCCGCTCGCTGTAA
- a CDS encoding 6-carboxy-5,6,7,8-tetrahydropterin synthase, producing MSTTLFKDFTFEAAHRLPHVPEGHKCGRLHGHSFMVRLEITGEVDPYTGWIMDFSELKAAFKPTYDRLDHYYLNDIPGLENPTSEVLAKWIWDQMKPVVPLLSAVMIKETCTAGCVYRGE from the coding sequence ATGTCCACCACCCTGTTTAAAGATTTTACCTTCGAAGCCGCCCATCGCCTGCCGCACGTCCCGGAAGGCCACAAATGCGGCCGCCTGCATGGCCACTCCTTTATGGTGCGCCTGGAAATTACCGGCGAGGTAGATCCGTATACCGGCTGGATCATGGACTTTTCCGAGCTGAAAGCGGCGTTTAAGCCGACCTACGATCGTCTCGATCACTATTATCTGAACGATATCCCTGGGCTGGAAAACCCCACCAGCGAAGTGCTGGCGAAATGGATTTGGGATCAGATGAAACCTGTCGTGCCGCTGCTGAGCGCGGTGATGATCAAAGAAACCTGCACCGCAGGCTGCGTCTATCGCGGCGAATAA
- a CDS encoding oxidoreductase, producing the protein MSLSALNEFSLDFFSLKGKTAIVTGGNSGLGQAFAMALAKAGANVFIPTVVEEKGETRQLIESQGVKVAFMTVDITEKGAPAQVIAQCLETFGSVDILVNNAGICKLNKVLDFGRSDWDPMININLTAAFELSYEAAKVMIPQKHGKIINICSLFSYLGGQWSPAYSATKHALAGLTKAYCDELGQYNIQVNGIAPGYYATDITTETRKNPETNKRVLDHIPANRWGETQDLMGAMVYLSSRASDYVNGHLLVVDGGYLVR; encoded by the coding sequence ATGTCGCTCAGCGCACTCAACGAATTCTCACTGGACTTCTTCTCGCTCAAAGGGAAGACGGCGATTGTCACCGGCGGCAACAGCGGACTGGGGCAGGCATTTGCCATGGCGCTGGCTAAGGCCGGGGCGAATGTGTTTATTCCAACGGTGGTGGAAGAGAAAGGCGAAACTCGTCAACTTATTGAAAGCCAAGGTGTAAAGGTGGCTTTTATGACCGTGGATATTACGGAAAAAGGCGCCCCGGCCCAGGTTATTGCCCAGTGCCTGGAGACCTTTGGCTCGGTGGATATTCTGGTCAACAACGCCGGGATCTGTAAGCTCAACAAAGTGCTGGATTTTGGCCGCAGCGACTGGGACCCGATGATCAACATCAATCTGACCGCGGCGTTCGAATTAAGCTACGAAGCGGCCAAGGTGATGATCCCGCAAAAGCACGGAAAAATCATTAATATCTGTTCACTATTTTCTTATCTTGGCGGGCAGTGGTCTCCGGCTTATTCCGCGACAAAACATGCTCTGGCCGGTTTAACGAAAGCGTATTGTGATGAATTAGGTCAATATAATATTCAGGTGAACGGTATTGCACCTGGTTATTATGCCACCGATATTACTACCGAAACACGAAAAAACCCGGAAACCAATAAACGCGTGCTTGATCATATTCCAGCCAATCGTTGGGGTGAAACGCAGGACCTTATGGGGGCGATGGTTTATTTATCCAGCCGCGCTTCAGATTATGTTAATGGTCATTTGTTAGTGGTTGATGGTGGTTATTTAGTCAGATAA
- a CDS encoding membrane protein gives MDDSSVPGQQRVGPAAWISLLFAMVFFSGLLGGKNWYGVFDFTTLNGAFGKVVSGVNPAGESLDVAKSAFRGNGGYGAMDGFLFAFGLIPAVMFALGMINVLEHYGALRAARKLLTPMLRPLLGVPGATGLALIGSLQSTDVGASLTRVLADEGQITEKEKTVFTMFQFSAGAMITNFFSSGAVLFTLIAVDGSQAVPSSIGMCVAVMFIMKIVGANMMRLVLNVTERRAKTEVQHG, from the coding sequence ATGGATGATTCTTCTGTTCCCGGGCAGCAAAGAGTTGGGCCCGCCGCCTGGATTAGCCTGCTGTTTGCGATGGTCTTTTTCTCTGGCCTGTTAGGCGGAAAAAACTGGTACGGGGTGTTTGACTTCACCACGCTAAACGGCGCCTTCGGCAAGGTTGTCAGCGGCGTTAACCCCGCCGGAGAATCGCTGGATGTCGCTAAAAGTGCCTTCCGCGGCAACGGTGGGTACGGCGCAATGGACGGCTTTCTCTTCGCGTTCGGCCTGATTCCTGCCGTAATGTTTGCGCTGGGCATGATTAACGTCCTCGAACACTACGGCGCACTGCGCGCAGCAAGAAAACTGCTGACGCCTATGCTGCGGCCCTTGCTCGGCGTTCCCGGAGCCACTGGCCTTGCGCTAATCGGCAGTCTGCAAAGTACCGACGTTGGCGCATCCCTCACTCGGGTGCTTGCTGATGAAGGCCAGATTACCGAAAAAGAAAAAACCGTGTTCACCATGTTCCAGTTTTCCGCCGGGGCCATGATCACCAACTTTTTCTCTTCCGGGGCGGTGCTCTTCACGCTGATCGCCGTTGACGGCAGCCAGGCCGTGCCAAGCTCCATCGGCATGTGCGTCGCCGTGATGTTCATTATGAAAATCGTGGGGGCAAACATGATGCGCCTGGTCCTGAACGTCACAGAGCGTAGAGCAAAAACAGAGGTGCAACATGGCTGA